In one window of Musa acuminata AAA Group cultivar baxijiao chromosome BXJ3-2, Cavendish_Baxijiao_AAA, whole genome shotgun sequence DNA:
- the LOC103976825 gene encoding late embryogenesis abundant protein D-29-like, whose translation MAVDTSSKLSRSVLMLLLLLSVLLVAASATTEHEAEEKGREGGEPSESWTAWAKDKISGGFGLKKNQEDEEEEDATRKVEEAATTGRERGQEMIHDKAGKAKEAAETSTEKLQEIASEIGSEAAEKMGKAKEAAAEKAAKAKEAAGKTAKEAAAEAKEKGAKAKEEAVKTAEEAAAKARESATGATEKAKEKAKETVDAAKEKVEAAKEYVMGGGAERNEEEL comes from the exons ATGGCCGTGGACACGAGCAGCAAGCTTTCTCGCAGCGTCCTGATGCTTCTTCTGCTGCTCTCTGTGCTTCTTGTAGCAGCATCAGCAACAACGGAACATGAagcagaggagaagggaagggaaggggggGAGCCGTCGGAGTCGTGGACTGCCTGGGCTAAGGATAAGATATCCGGTGGTTTTGGTCTCAAGAAGAACcaggaagacgaggaggaggaggacgcaaCGAGGAAGGTCGAAGAGGCTGCGACGACAGGTCGGGAACGAGGCCAAGAGATGATTCATG ACAAGGCAGGGAAGGCCAAGGAAGCAGCTGAGACGAGCACAGAAAAGCTGCAGGAGATCGCCTCAG AGATAGGAAGCGAGGCGGCGGAGAAGATGGGCAAAGCAAAAGAGGCTGCCGCGGAGAAGGCAGCGAAGGCAAAGGAAGCGGCGGGGAAGACAGCAAAAGAGGCAGCGGCCGAGGCCAAAGAGAAGGGGGCCAAGGCGAAAGAGGAGGCGGTGAAGACAGCGGAAGAGGCGGCGGCCAAGGCGAGGGAGTCTGCCACGGGCGCGACGGAGAAGGCAAAAGAGAAGGCGAAGGAAACGGTGGACGCGGCAAAGGAGAAGGTCGAGGCGGCCAAGGAGTACGTCATGGGCGGCGGGGCTGAGAGAAACGAAGAAGAGCTGTAA